A single region of the Neisseriaceae bacterium genome encodes:
- a CDS encoding 23S rRNA methyltransferase, with protein sequence MKKKNNNTRSKSSASWLNEHVNDHYVHLAKKNGYRARAAYKLLEIDDKDKLLKPNLKIVDLGSAPGSWSQVAIQRTQGKGTIIALDILEMDPIQGVHFIQGDFTKLSVLKTLETYLNNDELDLVISDIAPNITGMAIIDQAKSYYLAELALDFSKNHLKNNGRFLVKIFQGSGYQEYLKLVRSYFNDVVVRKPQASRNRSTELYLLASNLR encoded by the coding sequence ATGAAGAAAAAGAATAACAATACACGTTCCAAATCCTCTGCTTCATGGTTGAATGAACATGTTAATGATCATTATGTGCATCTTGCCAAAAAAAATGGCTATCGAGCAAGAGCAGCTTATAAATTACTAGAAATTGATGATAAAGACAAATTATTAAAACCGAATTTAAAAATAGTTGACTTAGGAAGTGCACCTGGTAGCTGGTCTCAAGTGGCTATTCAAAGGACTCAAGGTAAGGGAACCATTATAGCTTTAGATATTTTAGAGATGGATCCCATACAAGGTGTTCATTTTATTCAGGGTGATTTTACTAAATTAAGTGTGCTAAAAACATTAGAAACTTATTTAAATAATGATGAATTAGACCTTGTAATTTCTGATATTGCCCCCAATATTACGGGGATGGCTATTATAGATCAAGCTAAGAGTTACTATTTGGCAGAACTAGCACTTGATTTTTCTAAAAATCATTTAAAAAATAATGGACGTTTTTTGGTTAAGATTTTTCAAGGATCTGGTTATCAGGAATATTTAAAATTAGTTAGATCATATTTTAACGATGTGGTGGTTAGAAAACCCCAAGCATCAAGAAATAGATCTACAGAGTTATATTTATTAGCCTCTAACTTACGCTAA
- a CDS encoding EamA family transporter, producing MDSLWMVIASLGFSLMGYFVKICSQYFDYQEIVFWRMLFATTVLLAIAKVKGQSIKTSHFKNHVIRGVIGTIALILYFYLITYLPLATAITLSYTSVIWFIVFSFFILKQKVSLLVLFCATLGLIGVALLVQPTFSQGQIGITLVGILTGVISALAYIQVKQLTILKEPEWRIVFYFSLIGTTITGIWSSFSGFHTVTLENFVYILFMGASALVGQMCMTLAYSKKDLFMSSILSYLTIVFSFLIGFFILGDQLSLKEGIGILLIVASGLMSSLFNRNKVKSARN from the coding sequence ATGGATTCTTTATGGATGGTGATAGCATCGTTAGGTTTTTCACTAATGGGCTATTTCGTCAAGATTTGCAGTCAATATTTTGATTATCAGGAAATTGTTTTTTGGAGAATGTTGTTTGCAACTACTGTGTTATTAGCCATAGCTAAAGTTAAAGGTCAAAGTATTAAAACATCTCATTTTAAAAATCATGTCATTAGAGGTGTCATAGGAACAATTGCTTTAATCCTTTATTTCTACTTAATTACTTATTTACCTTTAGCAACAGCTATTACTTTGAGTTATACCTCTGTTATTTGGTTTATTGTCTTTTCATTTTTTATTCTAAAGCAAAAAGTATCACTGTTGGTTTTGTTCTGTGCTACTTTAGGGCTAATTGGTGTTGCCTTATTAGTACAACCGACTTTTTCTCAGGGTCAGATCGGTATAACACTTGTAGGAATATTAACAGGAGTTATTTCCGCATTAGCCTATATTCAAGTTAAACAATTAACAATTTTAAAAGAACCTGAATGGCGGATTGTCTTCTATTTCTCTTTGATTGGTACTACTATCACCGGAATATGGAGTTCATTCTCAGGTTTTCATACTGTTACTTTGGAAAACTTTGTTTACATTTTATTCATGGGAGCAAGTGCTTTAGTGGGGCAAATGTGCATGACTTTGGCTTATTCTAAGAAAGATTTATTTATGTCTTCTATTCTTTCCTATCTAACTATTGTTTTTTCCTTTTTGATTGGTTTTTTTATTTTGGGAGATCAATTAAGTTTAAAGGAAGGAATAGGTATCCTATTAATAGTAGCAAGTGGTTTAATGAGTAGTCTATTCAATCGAAATAAGGTAAAAAGTGCAAGAAATTAA
- a CDS encoding EamA family transporter: protein MILIALSVIFSVTVSIILKLSNQYPDVSLKQAIAFNYITTIVLCYTLLMPSIPKDISSLSWPLFLSLGILLPSIFIVMGYAIKNIGIIKTDVAQRLSLFIPVLVSFTIFDETINSTKVIGIILAFLSIFLLLNGKNDTLDDKPRKCLMNFIYFFTIFMGFGIIDILFKQVGASGADFGLTLLLTFSLAAFILFSIIFVKKETIKYKNVFIGSLLGIFNFGNIYFYLRSHQHYPDNPSLVFTVVNIGIIILGTFFGKILFKEPLSFRNWLGIMLATVAIIFLFNGEKLVYF from the coding sequence ATGATTTTAATTGCGCTAAGTGTTATTTTCAGTGTTACTGTCTCAATTATTTTAAAATTAAGCAACCAATATCCTGACGTTAGCTTAAAACAGGCTATTGCTTTTAATTATATCACTACAATAGTTTTATGCTATACACTGTTAATGCCCTCTATACCTAAAGATATAAGTTCTTTATCTTGGCCTTTATTTTTAAGTTTAGGGATTTTGTTACCTAGTATTTTTATTGTAATGGGATATGCAATTAAAAATATAGGCATTATCAAAACAGATGTCGCTCAACGGCTATCTCTTTTTATCCCAGTTTTAGTATCTTTCACTATTTTTGATGAAACTATTAATTCAACAAAAGTAATCGGTATCATCCTGGCTTTTTTGTCAATTTTCTTATTACTTAATGGTAAAAATGATACATTGGATGATAAGCCCAGAAAATGTCTCATGAATTTTATTTATTTTTTTACTATTTTTATGGGTTTTGGGATTATTGATATTTTATTTAAACAAGTAGGTGCTTCTGGTGCTGATTTTGGTTTGACACTACTCTTGACTTTTAGTTTAGCCGCTTTTATTTTATTCAGTATAATTTTTGTTAAAAAAGAAACTATTAAGTACAAAAATGTATTCATTGGAAGTTTATTAGGTATATTCAATTTTGGTAATATTTATTTTTATCTGCGTTCTCATCAGCATTATCCTGACAATCCTAGCTTAGTATTCACTGTGGTTAATATTGGCATCATAATCCTGGGGACATTTTTTGGTAAAATATTATTTAAGGAACCTCTTAGTTTTCGAAATTGGCTAGGTATTATGTTAGCTACTGTAGCGATCATATTTTTATTTAATGGGGAAAAATTAGTTTATTTTTAG